The following are encoded together in the Actinobacillus lignieresii genome:
- a CDS encoding Fe2+/Pb2+ permease has translation MTLKKLIIIPLLFASSITLAKVDVSPLFVQLSEAMAELKKGEVAKSQQNLTALQQAFNQFEGHHSEAGNNVADALNQAIKTTDLANVENVAKHLYRFEKAQNPVDYAAKQQTFVKQMIPLYHNLQRAVQTKELKQIRTAARHFGKNWAKYEKPIREMSLTHYGKFERSLGLMRIAITAEKPDMAKIERRVAELGEVMTEFSQFKVNKVR, from the coding sequence ATGACATTAAAAAAATTAATCATCATTCCTCTGCTCTTTGCTAGTTCAATCACATTAGCGAAAGTAGACGTTAGCCCGTTATTCGTACAACTCTCTGAAGCAATGGCAGAACTTAAAAAAGGTGAAGTTGCAAAATCTCAGCAAAATTTGACCGCTCTACAGCAAGCCTTTAATCAGTTTGAGGGACATCATTCGGAAGCGGGCAACAATGTAGCGGACGCTTTAAACCAAGCGATTAAAACTACGGATCTAGCCAACGTAGAAAATGTCGCTAAGCATCTATATCGTTTTGAGAAAGCACAAAACCCGGTGGACTATGCGGCGAAACAGCAAACTTTCGTTAAACAAATGATACCGCTTTATCACAATTTGCAACGTGCGGTACAAACCAAAGAGCTTAAGCAAATCAGAACGGCGGCACGCCATTTCGGTAAAAATTGGGCGAAATACGAAAAACCGATCCGTGAGATGAGCTTAACTCACTATGGAAAATTTGAACGTTCACTCGGATTAATGCGGATTGCGATTACTGCTGAAAAACCGGATATGGCTAAGATTGAACGGCGAGTAGCCGAATTAGGCGAGGTAATGACTGAGTTTAGCCAATTTAAAGTGAATAAAGTTCGATAA
- the efeB gene encoding iron uptake transporter deferrochelatase/peroxidase subunit, which yields MAEIHSRRDFLKNTALVGAGLLSAPAFALESRQLTAQAHNQYPFYGKHQAGIVTPAQKHIYFLVLDLDTADIAKVKEIFQTWTRYSNNLTQGENVKPYSNNAYVPPADTGEADSLDPQDLTITFGVSASFFKKLGIEKHKPIELQDLPHFPRDQLQAEFSGGDICIQACADDPQVAFHAVRNLVRAARGEVKMKWSQMGFNSFLNNETPRNLFAFKDGTANAESLKAQDNVVWVQDGWLKGGSYLAVRRVKMFLETWDRTHLRSQEETFGRYRDSGAALGYKHEFEKFDLAKKDDKGNPVMPEISHTHLAHKTGVKMLRRSFSYASGIDDKGQFDSGLLFISFQQSPEQFIKVQNALGNIDKMNEYITHIGSGLFACFAGVKDEHDYLGKALFDLL from the coding sequence ATGGCAGAAATCCATTCTCGCCGTGATTTTCTAAAAAATACCGCATTGGTAGGAGCTGGCTTATTGTCGGCTCCTGCTTTTGCTTTAGAATCACGACAACTCACTGCGCAAGCACATAACCAATATCCTTTTTATGGTAAACACCAAGCCGGCATTGTTACCCCTGCACAAAAACATATCTATTTTCTCGTCTTGGATTTAGATACCGCCGATATTGCAAAAGTGAAAGAGATTTTCCAAACTTGGACGCGTTATAGTAATAATCTGACACAAGGTGAAAATGTCAAGCCTTATAGCAACAACGCGTATGTTCCGCCTGCGGATACCGGTGAAGCGGATAGTTTGGACCCGCAAGATCTCACTATCACTTTCGGTGTAAGTGCTTCGTTCTTTAAAAAACTGGGTATTGAAAAGCATAAACCGATCGAATTACAAGATTTACCGCACTTCCCTCGTGATCAATTGCAAGCCGAATTTAGCGGCGGCGATATTTGTATTCAAGCCTGTGCCGATGATCCTCAAGTCGCCTTCCATGCAGTGCGTAATTTGGTACGTGCGGCTCGCGGTGAAGTCAAAATGAAATGGTCGCAAATGGGCTTTAATTCATTTTTAAATAATGAAACGCCGCGTAACTTATTTGCATTTAAAGACGGTACGGCAAATGCCGAGAGTTTAAAAGCTCAGGACAATGTGGTCTGGGTACAAGACGGTTGGCTGAAAGGCGGTTCCTATTTAGCCGTTCGCCGTGTCAAAATGTTCTTAGAAACCTGGGATCGTACGCATTTAAGATCGCAGGAAGAAACCTTCGGTCGTTATCGTGATTCCGGTGCGGCACTCGGCTATAAACATGAATTTGAAAAATTCGATCTGGCGAAAAAAGATGATAAAGGTAATCCGGTGATGCCGGAAATTTCACATACGCACCTTGCCCATAAAACGGGAGTAAAAATGCTCAGACGTTCGTTCTCCTACGCCAGCGGTATTGACGATAAAGGGCAATTTGACTCGGGCTTACTGTTTATTTCGTTCCAACAAAGCCCCGAGCAATTTATCAAAGTGCAAAACGCTTTAGGAAATATCGACAAAATGAACGAATATATTACCCATATCGGCAGCGGCTTATTTGCCTGCTTTGCCGGTGTAAAAGACGAACATGATTATCTTGGCAAAGCCTTATTCGATTTACTCTAA
- the efeO gene encoding iron uptake system protein EfeO, protein MRLTKLAVLLSGVLLTTQSFALDLSKETETYKQFVVEQIDRLVTDTEKFVAYLDKGDVQKAKQIYPLARMYFERSEPIAESFGDLDPRIDARLADLTEEGKTEKDWSGFHKIEKVLWEKNTTKGTKATAEQLLKDVKELRAKIPTAEVTPELMITGAVDLLNEVSTTKVTGEEEIFSKTDLYDFKANIEGAEKIYEIFKPQLDKTDAKLSAEIAARFAAVNSLLAKHNKAKNGYDYVAYNKLSKNDVKALAEAVNQLGEPLAQLGVLLEK, encoded by the coding sequence ATGCGTTTAACAAAATTAGCCGTGCTGCTTTCCGGTGTATTACTGACGACTCAATCTTTTGCATTAGACTTAAGCAAAGAAACCGAAACTTATAAACAATTTGTGGTTGAGCAAATCGACCGCTTAGTTACCGACACCGAGAAATTTGTTGCTTATCTAGATAAAGGCGATGTGCAAAAAGCGAAACAAATTTACCCGCTTGCACGAATGTATTTTGAACGTTCCGAACCGATTGCCGAGAGTTTTGGCGATTTGGATCCTCGTATTGACGCACGCCTTGCCGATTTAACCGAAGAAGGCAAAACGGAAAAAGATTGGTCCGGCTTCCATAAAATCGAAAAAGTTTTATGGGAGAAAAATACCACTAAAGGTACAAAAGCGACTGCGGAACAACTGCTAAAAGACGTTAAAGAATTACGCGCCAAAATTCCGACGGCGGAAGTTACTCCCGAATTAATGATCACCGGTGCGGTGGATTTATTAAATGAGGTGTCCACCACTAAAGTAACCGGTGAAGAGGAAATTTTCTCTAAAACCGACCTTTACGATTTCAAAGCGAATATTGAGGGGGCGGAAAAAATCTATGAAATCTTTAAACCGCAATTAGACAAAACCGATGCGAAACTTTCGGCGGAAATCGCCGCTCGCTTTGCTGCGGTCAATAGCTTACTGGCAAAACACAATAAAGCGAAAAACGGTTACGATTACGTAGCTTATAACAAATTGTCAAAAAACGATGTTAAAGCATTAGCCGAGGCAGTAAACCAACTGGGCGAGCCGTTGGCGCAATTAGGCGTTCTCTTAGAGAAATAA
- the uvrB gene encoding excinuclease ABC subunit UvrB, with protein sequence MSKQGKPFILHSPFKPSGDQPSAIAKLTEGLNDGLAHQTLLGVTGSGKTFTIANVIAQLNRPAMLLAPNKTLAAQLYAEMKAFFPENAVEYFVSYYDYYQPEAYVPSSDTFIEKDASINEQIEQMRLSATKSFLERRDTIVVASVSAIYGLGDVDAYMQMMLHLQVGAIIGQREILARLAELQYTRNDQAFQRSTFRVRGEVIDIFPAESDEIALRVELFDDEIESLSLFDPLTGHSLGKVPRYTIYPKTHYVTPRERILNAIEEIKQELVERREYFIKENKLLEEQRITQRTQFDIEMMNELGYCSGIENYSRYLSGRKEGEPPPTLFDYMPADGLLIIDESHVTVPQIGGMYRGDRARKETLVQYGFRLPSALDNRPLRFEEFERLAPQTIYVSATPGNYELEKSNGDVVDQVVRPTGLLDPIIEVRPVATQVDDVLSEIHKRVAVDERVLITTLTKKMAEDLTDYLDEHGVRVRYLHSDIDTVERVEIIHDLRMGMFDVLVGINLLREGLDMPEVSLVAILDADKEGFLRSERSLIQTIGRAARNLNGKAILYGDRITNSMQKAITETERRREKQQKYNEEHGITPQALNKKVGELLDIGQTDKPKRGKQAVKIEEKSANTYKPKSRKELEKELKQLEQQMRDFAKDLEFEKAAAVRDKIGELKAVLLEV encoded by the coding sequence ATGAGCAAGCAAGGCAAACCTTTTATTTTACATAGCCCGTTTAAACCCTCTGGCGATCAGCCGTCAGCGATTGCCAAATTGACCGAAGGGCTAAATGACGGATTGGCGCATCAAACGTTACTGGGGGTAACCGGTTCGGGTAAAACCTTTACCATTGCTAATGTGATTGCTCAACTCAATCGTCCGGCAATGTTGCTTGCGCCGAATAAAACGCTTGCTGCTCAGCTGTATGCCGAGATGAAAGCCTTCTTCCCAGAAAATGCGGTGGAATACTTTGTGTCTTACTATGACTATTACCAACCGGAAGCCTATGTGCCGAGTAGCGATACTTTTATCGAAAAAGATGCGTCGATTAACGAACAAATCGAACAGATGCGACTGTCGGCAACCAAATCATTCCTTGAACGCCGAGATACTATCGTAGTGGCTTCTGTTTCCGCCATTTATGGTTTGGGGGACGTGGACGCTTATATGCAAATGATGTTGCATTTGCAAGTGGGGGCGATTATCGGCCAACGAGAGATCCTCGCTCGTCTTGCCGAATTGCAATATACCCGTAACGATCAAGCATTTCAGCGTTCGACTTTCCGTGTGCGTGGCGAAGTGATTGATATTTTCCCTGCCGAATCGGATGAAATAGCGTTACGGGTTGAATTGTTTGACGATGAAATCGAAAGCCTTTCGTTGTTTGATCCGCTTACCGGACATAGTTTGGGCAAAGTACCTCGCTATACCATTTATCCGAAAACCCACTACGTTACCCCTCGTGAACGCATTTTGAATGCGATTGAAGAAATCAAACAAGAGCTGGTGGAACGCCGAGAATACTTCATCAAAGAAAATAAATTGTTGGAAGAACAACGTATTACTCAACGCACGCAATTCGATATTGAAATGATGAATGAGCTGGGCTATTGCTCGGGGATCGAAAACTATTCACGCTATCTGTCGGGCAGAAAAGAGGGCGAACCGCCTCCGACATTATTCGACTATATGCCGGCGGACGGCTTGCTGATTATTGACGAAAGCCACGTTACCGTACCGCAAATCGGCGGTATGTATCGAGGCGACCGAGCCAGAAAAGAAACGTTGGTGCAATACGGTTTCCGCTTGCCGTCTGCGTTGGATAACCGCCCGTTACGCTTTGAAGAATTTGAACGTCTTGCGCCGCAGACGATTTATGTATCGGCAACACCGGGTAACTACGAGCTAGAAAAATCAAACGGCGATGTGGTGGATCAAGTGGTTCGCCCAACGGGATTATTAGACCCGATCATCGAAGTTCGTCCAGTCGCTACGCAGGTTGATGACGTACTATCCGAAATTCACAAACGAGTAGCGGTAGATGAACGTGTACTAATCACTACGCTAACCAAGAAAATGGCGGAAGATTTAACCGATTACCTCGATGAACACGGCGTGCGTGTGCGTTATCTGCATAGCGATATTGATACGGTTGAACGGGTAGAAATTATTCACGACTTGCGTATGGGAATGTTTGACGTATTGGTCGGCATCAACTTATTGCGTGAGGGCTTGGATATGCCGGAAGTGTCGCTGGTGGCGATTTTAGATGCGGATAAAGAAGGCTTTTTACGTTCCGAACGTTCATTAATTCAGACCATCGGACGTGCAGCTCGAAACCTGAACGGTAAAGCAATTCTTTACGGCGACCGCATTACTAACTCTATGCAAAAAGCGATTACCGAAACCGAACGCCGCCGAGAAAAACAACAAAAATACAACGAAGAACACGGTATTACTCCGCAAGCCCTCAACAAAAAAGTAGGCGAATTGCTCGACATCGGACAAACCGACAAGCCGAAACGAGGCAAACAAGCGGTTAAAATCGAAGAAAAATCTGCAAATACCTACAAACCAAAATCCCGCAAAGAGCTGGAAAAAGAACTCAAACAACTCGAACAACAAATGCGAGATTTTGCTAAGGATCTTGAGTTCGAAAAAGCGGCTGCGGTAAGGGACAAGATTGGGGAGTTGAAGGCGGTGTTGTTGGAGGTTTGA
- a CDS encoding DUF6216 family protein — translation MVYYILTPIIILLIILYYKCRAKSAFSITHRLLIFIIGKDKTNNEKGSLINDIIEIEKFNFYYKPMQQV, via the coding sequence ATAGTCTATTATATTCTCACCCCAATTATAATCTTACTAATTATTTTATATTATAAATGCAGGGCAAAGTCAGCGTTTTCCATTACACATCGGTTGCTTATATTTATTATAGGGAAAGATAAAACTAATAATGAGAAAGGTTCTTTGATTAATGACATAATAGAAATTGAAAAATTTAATTTTTATTATAAACCAATGCAACAAGTTTAA